From Loxodonta africana isolate mLoxAfr1 chromosome 2, mLoxAfr1.hap2, whole genome shotgun sequence, the proteins below share one genomic window:
- the LOC100656738 gene encoding protocadherin beta-2, protein MEAGGEKERVLKQRQVLLFFVLLGIAQAAFKPRHYSVAEEMESGSFVANLLKDLGLEIGELAVRGPRVVSKGKKLNLQVDRQTGDLWLNEKLDREELCGPTEPCVLPFQVLLENPLQIFQAELQVRDINDHSPVFLDKEMILKISESIPPGTTFLVERAQDLDVGNNSLQNYTLSPNFHFRLKLQNSSNGILPQLVLDKALDREEQPEIRLTLTALDGGTPPRSGSALVRVEVVDINDNAPEFAKLLYEVQIPENSPIGSQVATVSARDLDIGTNGEISYTFFQASEDIRNTFRINTESGELLLTQKLDFESVQTYTLNIQATDGGGLSGSCVVFVQVMDLNDNPPELTISTLINHIPENLQETIVAVFSVSDPDSGDNGKMVCFIQDDLPFFLKPSVENFYTLVINTALDRESRSEYNVTITVTDLGSPRLKTQHNITIWVSDVNDNAPTFTESSYTLFIRENNSPALHVGSVSATDRDSGSNAQVTYSLLPAQDPHLPLASLVSINADNGHLFALRSLDYEALRTFEFLVGATDAGSPAMSSEALVRVVVLDDNDNSPFVLYPLQNGSAPCIELVPRAAETGYLVTKVVAVDGDSGQNAWLSYQLLKATEPGLFSVWAHNGEVRTARLLSERDAAKHRLVVLVRDNGEPPRSTSVTVHVLLVDGFSQPYLPLPEVAPDEAQADLLTVYLVIALASVSSLFLFSVILFVAVRLCRRNRATSVGRYPVPEGHFPSHLVDVNGTGTLSQSYQYEVCLTGGSGTSEFKFLKPIIPNFLSQGAERVSETNASFRNSFEFS, encoded by the coding sequence ATGGAGGCTGGAGGGGAAAAGGAGCGCGTTCTGAAACAAAGGCAAGTCCTGCTATTCTTTGTTTTGCTGGGCATAGCTCAGGCTGCTTTCAAGCCTAGGCACTATTCAGTGGCCGAGGAAATGGAGAGTGGCTCCTTTGTGGCTAATCTGTTAAAAGACCTGGGGCTGGAGATAGGCGAACTGGCTGTGCGGGGGCCCCGGGTCGTTTCCAAAGGGAAAAAGTTGAATTTGCAGGTCGATAGGCAGACCGGAGACCTGTGGTTAAATGAGAAACTGGACCGGGAGGAGCTGTGCGGCCCCACGGAGCCTTGTGTATTACCCTTCCAGGTGTTACTGGAAAATCCCTTGCAGATTTTTCAGGCCGAGCTACAGGTTAGGGACATAAATGATCATTCTCCGGTTTTTCTGGACAAGGAAATGATTTTGAAAATTTCAGAAAGTATCCCTCCCGGAACTACTTTCCTAGTAGAACGAGCCCAGGATTTAGATGTAGGAAACAACAGTCTACAGAATTACACACTAAGCCCAAATTTCCACTTCCGTCTTAAATTACAAAATAGTTCCAATGGCATATTACCACAGCTGGTGCTGGACAAAGCGCTGGATCGCGAAGAACAGCCTGAGATCAGGCTAACACTCACAGCGCTGGATGGTGGGACTCCACCCAGGTCTGGTTCTGCCCTGGTCCGCGTTGAAGTCGTGGACATTAACGACAATGCCCCTGAGTTTGCAAAACTGCTCTATGAAGTTCAGATCCCAGAGAATAGCCCCATTGGATCCCAGGTTGCCACCGTCTCTGCTAGGGATTTAGACATTGGAACAAATGGAGAAATATCTTACACATTTTTCCAAGCCTCTGAAGACATTCGCAACACGTTTCGAATAAATACGGAATCTGGAGAACTTCTTTTAACACAGAAACTGGATTTCGAATCCGTTCAGACTTACACACTAAATATTCAGGCGACAGATGGTGGGGGGCTTTCTGGAAGTTGTGTGGTGTTTGTCCAAGTGATGGATTTGAATGACAACCCACCGGAACTAACCATATCAACGCTTATCAATCATATCCCAGAAAATCTGCAGGAGACCATAGTTGCTGTATTCAGTGTTTCAGATCCTGACTCGGGAGACAACGGAAAAATGGTTTGCTTCATCCAAGATgatcttcctttctttttgaaaccctctgttgagaatttttacactCTTGTCATAAACACAGCCCTGGACCGAGAGAGCAGATCCGAGTATAACGTCACCATCACCGTCACAGACTTGGGATCCCCCAGGTTGAAAACCCAGCATAACATAACTATTTGGGTCTCAGATGTCAATGACAACGCtccaactttcactgaaagctcCTACACCCTGTTCATCCGCGAGAACAACAGCCCCGCCCTGCACGTGGGCAGCGTCAGCGCCACAGACAGAGACTCAGGCTCCAACGCCCAAGTCACCTACTCGCTGCTGCCGGCCCAGGACCCGCACCTCCCCCTCGCCTCCTTGGTCTCCATCAACGCGGACAACGGGCACCTCTTCGCTCTCAGGTCGCTGGATTATGAGGCCCTGCGAACCTTCGAGTTCCTCGTGGGAGCAACAGACGCAGGTTCCCCGGCAATGAGCAGCGAGGCGCTTGTGCGCGTGGTGGTCCTGGACGATAACGACAACTCGCCCTTTGTGCTGTACCCGCTGCAGAACGGCTCTGCGCCCTGCATCGAGCTGGTGCCCAGGGCTGCCGAGACAGGCTACCTGGTGACCAAGGTGGTGGCGGTGGACGGCGATTCGGGCCAGAACGCCTGGCTGTCCTACCAGCTGCTCAAGGCCACGGAGCCCGGGCTGTTCAGCGTGTGGGCGCACAATGGCGAGGTGCGCACAGCCAGGCTGCTCAGCGAGCGCGACGCCGCCAAGCACAGACTCGTCGTGCTGGTCAGGGACAATGGCGAGCCGCCAAGGTCGACCTCCGTGACGGTGCACGTGCTCCTGGTGGATGGCTTCTCACAGCCCTACCTGCCACTCCCAGAGGTGGCCCCGGACGAGGCCCAGGCCGACTTGCTCACCGTCTACTTGGTCATTGCGTTGGCGTCGGTCTCGTCGCTCTTCTTGTTCTCCGTCATCCTGTTCGTCGCTGTGCGGCTGTGCAGGAGGAACAGGGCCACCTCAGTGGGTCGCTATCCGGTGCCTGAGGGCCACTTTCCGAGCCACTTGGTGGACGTGAATGGCACTGGAACCCTGTCCCAGAGCTACCAGTATGAGGTATGTCTGACAGGAGGTTCTGGGACCAGCGAGTTCAAGTTTCTGAAGCCGATTATCCCCAACTTCCTTTCTCAGGGTGCTGAGAGGGTTAGTGAGACAAATGCCAGTTTCAGGAATAGCTTTGAATTCAGTTAA